The Bombus vancouverensis nearcticus chromosome 12, iyBomVanc1_principal, whole genome shotgun sequence genome contains a region encoding:
- the LOC117155554 gene encoding zinc finger protein 346, which translates to MSSAKIIENPEIPGLECFLPPPPPPPPPPPPVTTSKSNNLAITTEQQQPVTTESTTTGLSTNETAGNLTTIQAATTSFPSLPVPTAYIMHPAMQPQTPGQPTTPWWVPTDSDTSDLYARWYDTTYKAAAAAVVSPTIQVCNKTKNKYYKRKNEFIDPAVDAEKVASAQRELAALMKPLKCDLCNAVMNSALQAKLHYDGKPHQKKVSMFLNQSVKKQKTEDGQVSSTTTDWQNYCDICKTWFTSQTDATQHYAGKKHIRAANGGRRARPSKKSQNQNQYSQIDPSGRFGMAFQTEVQSTPAQPVVPDGTNAVPAPATASIYTPPPYPTPLRCDLCGVSANRQDQLETHKRGARHLRMLRLNGLPVPEPAAENEATPATPGPIDYSIYRTPSGQYYCAPCNLSLNSESTFAQHVESKKHKNQSNPKSPSNAVVVSKKARFKKK; encoded by the exons ATGTCTAGCGCGAAGATCATCGAAAATCCAGAAATACCGG GATTAGAATGTTTTCTGCCGCCGCCtccaccgccaccgccgcctCCGCCTCCAGTTACAACGTCGAAAAGCAACAACTTGGCAATTACGACGGAGCAACAACAACCTGTGACAACAGAATCGACGACGACCGGTTTATCGACTAACGAAACAGCGGGAAATCTAACAACGATTCAAGCAGCAACCACGTCGTTTCCAAGCCTGCCTGTGCCAACAGCGTATATCATGCATCCGGCGATGCAACCACAAACACCTGGACAGCCAACTACACCCTGGTGGGTACCGACGGATTCCGATACATCGGACCTGTATGCACGGTGGTATGACACGACCTACAAAGCGGCAGCTGCGGCAGTCGTATCGCCGACGATACAAGTTTGCAACAAGACCAAAAACAAGTATTACAAACGCAAGAACGAGTTCATCGATCCCGCGGTAGACGCAG AGAAAGTTGCAAGCGCCCAGAGGGAACTGGCAGCACTAATGAAACCGCTGAAATGCGATCTGTGCAATGCAGTT ATGAACTCCGCGTTACAAGCAAAGTTACATTACGATGGAAAGCCGCATCAGAAGAAGGTGTCTATGTTTTTGAATCAGAGTGTAAAGAAACAAAAGACCGAAGACGGCCAAGTCAGTAGTACGACCACCGATTGGCAAAACTATTGTGAT ATTTGTAAGACGTGGTTCACGTCGCAAACGGATGCGACGCAACACTACGCTGGTAAAAAACATATTAGAGCAGCGAACGGCGGACGTCGTGCGAG GCCGTCGAAGAAGTCGCAAAATCAAAATCAGTACAGTCAAATAGATCCCAGCGGCCGATTCGGAATGGCTTTTCAGACGGAAGTGCAATCTACACCGGCACAGCCGGTAGTACCTGACGGTACCAATGCGGTACCTGCACCAGCAACGGCCTCCATCTACACACCGCCACCTTATCCAACGCCGTTGCGTTGCGATCTCTGCGGTGTTTCGGCAAATCGACAGGACCAATTAGAAACGCACAAACGCGGTGCCAGGCACTTGAGAATGCTCAGATTGAACGGATTGCCCGTTCCCGAGCCTg CTGCCGAGAACGAGGCGACACCGGCTACTCCTGGACCTATAGATTATTCCATTTACCGAACACCATCAG GCCAGTATTATTGTGCACCGTGCAATCTGTCGTTGAACTCCGAGAGTACGTTTGCTCAGCACGTGGAGAGCAAAAAACATAAAAATCAGTCGAACCCAAAGTCTCCGTCTAATGCTGTAGTGGTGTCGAAGAAAGCTAGATTCAAGAAGAAATAA